Genomic DNA from Perca fluviatilis chromosome 12, GENO_Pfluv_1.0, whole genome shotgun sequence:
attttaaaaagcgattaatcgcgattaattacagcaaattgtgcaattaataagttaattttttttatcgattgacagccctatatatatatatatatatatatatatactgttgttttgttgttgttgattttttaaAAGGAGCCCTGCTGCTTTAACAGAGTGGCccatttaaatgaatgagagggctgtgttttttcacaaactaaatGCAGCTTCACACCTCAAAAACCATTATCACTTAGTGAGATTTTGGGACAAATGGAAAATAGCCTTTAACACCCCCAGTGGCCATTAAGAGTATCTGGTTCTGTCTCTGACACTGATCAATACATGTGTGAATTTAAAGCTTGCATTAAACTGGGTGATGACCTAGAAACAGTATATGGTGCTTATGACTCTTTCTTTAAatgcagcagcatcagagagacacaatacacaacaagaTAAAGCTGAAGCACAGGCCTTTCAATTGTTCATCATACACAATTTAGACTTAAAGACAGGAAAGCATGtcttcactttctgtatttgataactcactcactgaacagcaggaatatatttattcatttattttttttctcgacgagtggtggtggtagaatcaatcaggaaatgagctaccTAGACCCGGTCTATTCCTAGACCGCGTaccaggctactgaacaagaccgaatgtaaccgtgcaaccggccggcCTGCTCGAGtaatgtaatcaagcggtgtcttggttctcggcaagtttgagttattaaccaagccttgtttctggtgcatcttagatgattgtgttcatggcaattcacaaattatcgatggggaagtacatcacatacaaatacacgtcatgttatcttggtagttattTAAAGTTTAGGAGACcagcgcaccaggctactgaacgagaccgtaagGACCGTAACTGAGCGTACTGCATGAGTCTATATTCAAATGAGTGTCTAGGTTCTCAGCAAGTTTGATTTATCAACcgatcccagaagcctttatttctcgtgcaacttagatgattgtgtacatacaaatccataggctacattaccaaggggaaagaattatatcacatacaaatacatgtaatgttatcttggtagttaagttaaatgttagaaatgaatgttgctacatggtagttAGATAGTCACGAGGAGACCACCCACCAGGCTgccgaatgtaaccgtggccagtgcgtgagtctagtgtcggtcagtatgagtgtgtaaataatgtcgagaccgaatgtaaccgcaaCCGCTCCAGTCTTCCATGGTGTCTTGGTTCCTGGCGGGGGAAGTTAATGCGTGATCgatggctctgctaaatagtttTGGGAAGGAAATTGTTTCGATGAATCGTTTGCATCTGGCAAATGAAAACGGCAAACATGATAGTAAATTAAGTTaactcacacaatacagtaacgtgagctacttaaattagctggatacatggttaaacatcagTTGCTCTTACCAGACTATCGCCCTGTGTACGTTTTCCATAACAATCCCACCGATAGGCCCAGAAAACTCTACTGGATGTCTCACCTCAGCCAGTTGAAGATCAGCAATGTTTCCTCTTGACCAGTTCATTCATAGAGTTGGATTGTGCAAGTATCTGTTCTtgtcatacacacatacatagaaacaccacacacacatattaagtTATTATGTTGCAATGTGCCAGCAAAAGTTGTACCAGGTTAAATTTAGTTAATGGATGACCCTGaccttttattttaacaaagccCTGCTGCATCAACAGAGAGGTCTCATGTAAATGAATAGGagtgctgtgtgtttttttttttacacattgttGTTGTCCATCTAAATGCAGCTTCAGGCCTCAGAAACGGTGGGACAGACTAAGGgcgcgttccaggcaacccgtaactcacgttttcacaaccttctacccgtgAATATATGAAAATACAAGTTTTACCTCCAATTTGCCAGTAAAAGTGGAGAGTTTTTTCACATGGCAGACATTCTGAGTTGGAAAGCACATCTGAAAATTGAATACAGCTATCGTGTTATCGTATACACCTGTGTTTAACATCTCAAAATTCTCACTGAGAGGAAAAATTATACAAACAACTTTTTAGATTGGAATTTTTCAGCCAAAttgaaaaacatccaaaaacatgtttttggtgtgatttaatttatttttgtcaacCTACTGCCGTGAAGTTTGTTCGTAGTGACAAAGGTATGGAATATTCTAAATTCGCAATTCAATCTTTTTACCTTTTTCCCACCGTCAAACTAACAAAAGTGGATGTGGACCAGCCAggtctcatggaagtttgtGATATGGTTACGTTATTGAATCTCTTAAGTCGTGGACAGGTTACGtaaatgtcgtttttttcgtgtggcgcTTAGgatttttaaagcaatgtatttcaatgggatgCATATTTCGTGATAACAGTACgattacggtagcgagtagtattgataaggcaaaagtccgcgtagggaggttggccggggtggtggatgggtcaaaaaacacatgactttcacccgggagaccggggatcgcgtcccgcatGTTGCAGTACCTTTCCTCGTTATTACCGTCCCTCTGTTGtcggcgtgtcccgcgtgtgacggttcctttccccgttaatTTTTtgcctaaccacaaccgtcccgttattaTGGCATttcatttccccattgtggcgtttcatttccccgtttcTTTGTCCCCCTGCGCGTCCCGCGAGTGGCGGGCTGTCACATTGTTGTGGCCgccgtgtggcgcctcatttccccgttgttgcgtcccccgagcaggttcgaaaatcgtgacctgtacacgttcaaaagtcGTTGCATGTACACGAAATCAACGTCAAAATCGTTACCTGTACAcagattaataaattaaaataacgtgactattacacgacctggcgtgagaccgggttgattTGGACActctaaacgcacctgcgccatgcgcttcacacTATGGGCTGAGATCGTTGAAATAGGGCCCTATAATTTGCTCCTTGACTCCtccacttgcttcccttcctcccATCTAAGCAGGGACGTGCAGAGACATTTTGGGCAGCAGGGGCTCAAGGAAACCAACGGCTTAATAGTTAATAAATaatcatttatatgaaatatgAACAAAACACTTACTCTATTAACACAACTCTGACTACCTTACCAATTGATCTTATTTCCCTTATGCAATTGATTAAtagttttaaataaacacaaaatgatATAGTTCACACATAAACTTTTTAGTATTCACCAGGTTAATCACAAACACCGCCACAATGCGCATGTTTTCTATGCTACTAGTTTCAAGTATATATTTAGAACAAGTGACTGTACTAAGGAGAGCGACATAGTTTCACtaagtatttgtttattttgcaaaaagtcttttttataaaagaaatcaacaaaaatcttcacactaaactgaaaaaggctgcaattttgttaattttacaggaaaagaaaactgaaaaactcaaaataatgaagttactgtttAATGCAGGACactcttttcattttttggtcAATTTAGAGATTTTGGTCTATTTTGCTTCCATGTCTTCTTGTACTCTTATTGAAATAAACTTCCAAAATAAAGACTGAGATGGTATTTGGTTTAGGCTGCATCTTCAGATTTCTACTAAATTAATCTACATATTTAAACCTAACATTTAAGGAGGAAAGACTCTTAACTCATTAACTGGGGAAGTTCTGTGCTGATattttttagttattttgtttATCCTGTTCACGTGCAGAGCCTtgtcaaatgtatgcaaattagcacattttaattacttaattaattaataaattaattactTAGTTAAGTGGTGACGTTATCTGTCTccattaagtacagtaaatcAGCCAGTAGGCCCACGATGCCTCAGCTAAACCTTAGCTAACTTATTACATAAGCTAGTAGCATGTTAGCaagtcattatgtccacattactgatgattattcatctaaaatatattgatatcaaggtatttggtcaagaatatagTGATATCTGATCTTccccctatcgcccagccctaagacAAGTttcaagaatgggaacatttgtattttttagggACACCTGTGTTTTTAGTGACACCTGTAACACTTGACAAAGGTTGACTTGACAACACCACTTGTCATCTCAACTGCTCTACTCCATTactatcctgcaaaatacaagTCAACAGCTTCATCTTCTGGCAAGTCAGCAGAGCATTTCATGAATAACTGTGGCAGTTTGAGTTTGTAGATAATGTAGCTCTACACTGAACAATAATTGTTGCATGGCACAGGCTTTAACACCTGCCTCATTTAGTTTGGGTGAATCACACTAGGGTTGGTTTTCCCCCTTGGTGCGGTTCGTTGGGCAGGTTTGAATGCAACAATCACACTCAGATACCCAGGAGTATGAAAGCTAATAAGACACCTAAACAATCAAATACTTTTTCATCATATTTAACCTTAGCCCTAGTTTCTCTCTGACTTTAATTAATCCCTCCTTTCCTGACCCTATTTACAGACGCGACACCTTTCTGGATGACATCACATTACCTGCCAGGAAAAGTTGTACcactgctttttttatttaaaaagcccTGCTGCCTCAACAGAGTGGCCCTAttatatttaaatgaatgaaagggCTGCGTTTCTTCACACTATGTTGTCTAAATGCAGCTTCATAGCTCTGAAATGCCTATCACTTAGTGAGAATTAGGGATGATTGGAAAACGGCCAGTAAGAgtatctgtttctgtctgtttaacTGATTAATGCCCTGCAGGCTTGTAACCCCTGGTGACCCGTGTTCTTAGAGACACGGTAAACACATTCTctccagcccccccccccctctgtcgcttttactgttactgtagttttattttttttgttctgtttcacCACATCATTATATTCTCTTGTGGTTTTTCTTGACCAGTCCAGGACATAGAGTTACATTATGAATTTGTCttgtttattatatttcatgtaacttgacaaaaaaatatcacaatgcTATGTACAATTGAATGAATGACATTGAATGTGATCATTTTTCTAATAAAAAGGATTTTAAATGGCAATGCATCGTATTCACATAATTTgtctaaaataagttaaatgtaACTCATTATCTGATGAACTGTAAATAATCCTGTCTTTTAAAAGTACCTGTTGTTTAACTTGTTGCCAAAAGAACTTCATATTGCtttaaatacagtgccttgcgaaagtattcggcccccttgaacttttcgaccttttgccacatttcaggcctcaaacataaagatataaaactgtaattttttgtgaagaatcaacaacaagtgggacacaatcatgaagtggaacgaaatttattggatatttcaaaccttttaaacaaataaaaaactgaaatattgggcgggaaaattattcagccccttaagttaatactttggagcgccaccttttgctgcgattacagctgtaagtcccGTTGgagtatgtctctatcagttttgcacatcgagactgacatttttgcccattcctccttgcaaaacagctcgagctcagtgaggttggatggagagcgtttgtgaacagcagttttcagttctttccacagattctcaattggattcaggtctggactttgacttggccattctaacacctggatatgtttatttgtgaaccattccattgtagattttgctttatgttttggatcattgtcttgttggaagacaaatctccgtcccagtctcaggtcttttgcagactccatcaggttttcttccagaatggtcctgtatttggctccatccatcttcccatcaattttaaccatcttccctgtccctgctgaagaaaagcaggcccaaaccatgatgctgccaccaccatgtttgacagtggggatggtgtgttcagggtgatgagctgtgttgctttttacgccaaacataacgttttgcattgttgccaaaaagttcgattttggtttcatctgaccacagcaccttcttccacatgtttggtgtgtctcccaggtggcttttggcaaactttaaacgacactctttatggatatctttaagaaatggctttcttcttgccactcttccataaaggccagatttgtgcagtatacgactgattgttgtcctatggacagagtctcccacctcagctgtagatctctgcagttcatccagagtgatcatgggcctcttggctgcatctctgatcagtcttctcattgtatgagctgaaagtttagagggacggccgggtcttcgtagatttgtagtggtctgatactccttccatttcaatattatcgcttgcacagtgctccttgggatgtttaaagcttgggaaatctttttgtatccaaatccggctttaaacttctccacaacagtatctcggacctgcctggtgtgttccttgttcttcatgatgctctctgcgctttacacggacctctgagactatcacggagcaggtgcatttatacggagacttgattacatacagctggattctatttatcatcattagtcatttaggtcaacattggatcattcagagatcctcactgaacttctggagagagtttgctacactgaaagtaaaggggctgaataattttgcacccactttttcagttttttatttgttaaaaaagtttgaaatagccaatgaatttcgttccacttcataatgggacccacttgttgttgattcttcacaaaaaattacagttttatatctttatgtttgaggcctgaaatgtggcaaaaggtcgaaacgttcaagggggccgaatactttcgcaaggcactgtatgtgtgtcatAGACAACAAATGTGATACAGAGATCAAACATGAATGGCACTAAAGTAAAAATACAACTTTTCTCCCTGAGCTGAAAGAGAACATGATCTTTTGTGCTGACAGTTGTATCTGATAAACAACAGCTGATGGTTTTCTCTACTTGACGGGAAAGTGTGGCTGTTCAGGGgcatcttttttctctgtgaAACAGGAGCCCAGCAGGCCTGGACTTTCTGTTAGCAACAATATGGACACAAATCTCAGAGATGATGCTGTGACCAAACATAGAGACATGAGTTCAAAGCTGTAGTTGTGAAATGTTTCCATCAAAAGGAGAAACGGTTCCCTGGGAAGAAAACACCCTTCATAAGTGTCAGTGAATTTAAAACTTGCATTAAACCGGTGATTACCTAGAGACAGTATATGGTGCTTAGGACTCTTTGCAGAGAGGAAAAGTGCACAACAAGCAATAACTGAAACACAGGTCTTTTACTTGATGGGTAATCATAtcttcactttctgtatttgataattcactcactgaacagcaggaagatattcattcatttatcctTAGACCGAGTctgatctcagtccctccaccgcctctctacagcatgttggtctcagaggagtcaggctgcagtatctgaagagttacaatgagtttaactgcttttctaaaccaggggtacaagaaggcatagatcacagggtttagacaagagttagacaaaaacagaatgacTGAAGAGTCAAAAAGTGAAGCTACAATCCAGTTGTAATCTACCCATCCTATGATGTATAACGGGCATACACATATTAGAAAAACGACAACAAGAACACCAAGcttcctggctgctttcagctctgatttctttgcctttggagtcactgaatgctggactgtgacagctgtaatgtgagagcgcatggcacgagcctgagacacagccacggcaAATATTCTCAGATACAGAGCTATGATGACAGTAACTGGAACAATAAAGTTAAGAAAAAGATCAAAAAGCAGTGAGCCGATACCAGCGGACAGAGCACATGTTCCATAGCAGGGTTTATAACTCCCTGGTTGAGTCGGAAGATCCTTTACAAAGAGAAGGCTGTAGGTAAAAGACCAgagccaacacagacaaacacagaatttaactcTTCTTGTAGTGACTTTAGTGTTGTAGTGCAGAGGGTCACAAATAGCCACATAACGGTCAACTGATATGAGAACTATGTCACCTATTGAGGCTGAGGGAATGATGAGGGAAATAGAAATATATGtagcacacacaaagtcaccaaAAAACCAGCAGGATGTTCTGTTGAAAATTTGTACCGGCATCAGCACGAGGCCCACTATAAGGtcagagacagccagagagaggaggaggatgttggtgggtgtgtgcAGCTGtctggagggaaagagaaaagcaccaTTTAACCAACAAGATTAACAAAACAAgtattcaaaatgaaaatactaaTCCATATGAGTTTGTATATATTccgttccaccacatcagtAGTAACCAtatgtttaagtgtaaacagttaaaatgacttggttgAGGTCACGGTGGACAGAAACAATGCTTAATATTGGTAAGAGAGTGGACATGAACAACAGTCTCTGGCATCAAAGTCAGACATTTGGAGCAACATTATTCAGTACTAGCTCAAAGACAATTCTTCTAAATATACAGCAGCTGTTCATATTTTTAAGTTACATatcctgtagagagaagctgagaagttaatatctgcctgaagtgggagatagagatgatgatgagcagGTTGAGAGTCACAGTGATCAGAGAGATGGAGTAGAACACAATGGTAACTGTTTGGGGCCAAGGCGAGGGCTTTATACAGGAGGTGTTTGGGAACTGTGGAAAGCAGAGATCGTCTCTGTCCTCAACCtccatctgcagagatctgcagaTAGCTGCAGCTCTGGCAGGTTTCTGAACAAACCTGAGTCATGTAACTGAATTATCTCTCTCACATTCTCttcatcccctcctctctctctgtccctgttgGACTCTGATGCCCCTCCTCCCTCGCTCTGCACATCCCACCATCATCTTTATCGCTCTCTCTGTAGCCCTGCCTTTCTCATTGTCTCTCTATCCAATCtctcttttgtcattttctacacttctttcctttcctgtgTCCTATTATTGTCCTACGGATTACTTTTCAAGTTACTAAAacagtagtcttgcattgccagcttTCTCTCCACAGCCCTATGGAGAACAGTCTGGCTAccccacagatgcattctgggacaggaaaaaaaacattaattttcatttctttaaccCAATCACTATTCACTCGGGAGGCGCGGAAGTCTGTTTGCagagacggtggctctgcaacaCAGTCTGTTTTGGTGGCACATTTGCACCTGGCAAatgaaaacgccacatacaataataaACTAACTTAACTCACAAAATACAGtgatgtgagctatttaaattagatgTATATATGGTTAAACATCATGTGCTCTACTAgagtatctctgtgtgtattttttccaTAACAATCCCACCGATAGGCCCAGAAAACTCTGCTGGATATCTCGAATCAGCCAGTTGGAGATCAGCAATGTTTCCTCTCTAGTGTTCAGCTTAGTGCAGGGCCAGTGAAACCATACACGACGGTGGCTAAGCTGTGTCTTTCTCCCCAGTtgaccaaatatggtcacttctgtcTTCAAAATACCAAGATAGTGTtggccaaaatgcaaactcctAGCTTCAAAACAGCAGTCAGATGCTACGTCCATCATATTTACAATCTATGGTTTGCTGTCCGAGGAACTAGCCAATTCAGTTCTGATATTTGTATATCGGGCTAACATTTATTAGCTTATGTTAATTGTGAGTGAGAAGATGGtgaggctaatgttagctaacatcaGACCTTGTGCAGACCTCTGCTTCTTCCCGTCTCTTCCTCATCAGTGGTAGTAGGAGAGAAGCTGCAGCTCTGGAAGCTTTCTGCCAAGACATGTCATGCAACTGATTTTTCTTTCtaccattttcattttctccacaTTTACACTTCTGCATCATAATCTCTGGTGGACAATGATGTCTTTCCTGTCAGGGTTGTGCAGGTTcagacccaaaatgcagagacagcAACAGCCGGGATAGAGAAACAAAAGGTCTTAC
This window encodes:
- the LOC120570005 gene encoding trace amine-associated receptor 13c-like yields the protein MEVEDRDDLCFPQFPNTSCIKPSPWPQTVTIVFYSISLITVTLNLLIIISISHFRQLHTPTNILLLSLAVSDLIVGLVLMPVQIFNRTSCWFFGDFVCATYISISLIIPSASIGDIVLISVDRYVAICDPLHYNTKVTTRRVKFCVCLCWLWSFTYSLLFVKDLPTQPGSYKPCYGTCALSAGIGSLLFDLFLNFIVPVTVIIALYLRIFAVAVSQARAMRSHITAVTVQHSVTPKAKKSELKAARKLGVLVVVFLICVCPLYIIGWVDYNWIVASLFDSSVILFLSNSCLNPVIYAFLYPWFRKAVKLIVTLQILQPDSSETNML